The window AATTCGAGGTGAAAGCCTCGCCCGTCAGCAGCGGGAGGATGTGGATATGTCCTCTTCCATAGCAATCACACTGTTCAGTGTGTAGATGGGAGTTCTGCGAGGGAGAACCAAAACTCCTCGACCGTTCTCGCCAGTGAAACGAACTCGATCGGATCGACGGGTTTGATGAGATACGCGTTTGCGCAGTGGGCGTAGGCGTTGCTGATGTCCTCTTCGCTGGCCGAACTCGAGAGGATGATTACGGGAATCCGTCGCACGTCAGGGTCCTCTGCAATCTCTGTGAGGAGTTCGCCACCATCCTTGTTCGGGAGATCCAGATCGAGCAGGATGAGGTCGGGGCGGTGGCGTCGGCGTACGCGCCCCGTTGATACAGGAAGTCCGTGGCTTCCTCCCCATCCCGCGTAACGTGGATTTGGCAATTGGTTTTGCATTCGTTAAATGCCTCCTGTGTGAGGCGGATACCTCCCGGATTATCTTCGACCAGCAGGCCTGCAACCGATTCGGTATTCGCTACTCTCAGTCCCTCTACAGTGCATAATCTTGGCCGTGAATTTTGTCGACATTGTTGTCACTCGAGTGTTAGTTTGTCGAGATGCAGTCCGCGCCGCTCAACCGTCTCGTAATAGTCACTGAGCACATCACTCGCTAATTTCGACCACGAGCGACCCATCTGGCCAATAACCTGCGTGAGCGCACGGCGATTCTTCGATTCAACTAACTGTGAATTCTCGTCGAGGAACCTCTGGGTCACTTTCTCGCAGTCGTGGTCTTCGAGGTAGGCAATGCGCGTCACTACACCGTTGAATCGCTTCGCGGGTCCACCTCTGACGACGAAGAATCGGAGCCCGGCCTCTTGATGGCGACTCAGTGGGGTCGTTGGCAGATCGTCTTCTGGTGAGGGTCCATGTGATTGGAGGTAGGCGATGTTGCGGGTGGGTTGGATGGGATAGAACCAATGCAAAATTCTACAAATCGTACTTATATTGTGACATTATGGGAGCATAATATAAAATCGTAAGACAGTGTTCTATAGAAAGGAAAACTAAGAATTATATCTATATTTCACATTGAGTATTGTATGGCAAATGACAAACATGAATTGGTGGTGAAGACGAACATGGATAATCTGTCTCCCCATGCAGTGGGACTGAATTCCTCTTTTATGGAAAAAAGTGATATCCAGATTGGTAACCGGCTCGTAGTAAAAGGTCGTGACTATACCTCTGCTGAAGCTCAAAGAGCTGATGCTGATATTAGTGAAGATGAAATATGCCTGGGCTCACTTGTTGAAAAAAACTTGAAGGCCAAAAATAGAGATGTCATTACAGTTGAGAAACGTCAACCAAAGGATGCTGACTTAGTTGTCTTTAACAAATCTACAGAGGGAAGGAATGAGGAGACAGAGGAACAGTTGAAGAGGCTATTTAGACACAGGGTGGTAACAACTGGTGATTTGGTACGAAGCGATGGTGACGAATCATCAGCTGGGACACGTCTAGAGGGGTCGACTAATGAACAAATAGAAGTAACTGTTAGGCAAGTTGATTCGGCTTCTCCTTTAGAACTGGGCGATATTGCTTGGAGCCTCACTCCACAGAAAATAACGGATGATACTCGAGTTTTACTACGAGAAAAACCCTCAGATAAGGTACAACAACTCCTATCCGAGGAAGCAAACGACATTTTCAGACTTTCGCTTGAACGGCGAGTACAAATGGAAGATGCTGCATTGCGACTTACTGAACAAAACGCAGTGATTCTTGGTATTACATTTGCGGGATTAACACTCTGGGCAGACCTTCGATCGGGGGGAGGCGGAGGAACACTTCTGTCAGCGTTTGAGCATCCAGTGATGTTGGTGGCTGGGCTTCTGTCTATACTTGGCTCTATCGCGTATTCCTTTGTGACTTTTGCAGACTATCACTATAAATTGCGAATTGGATGGCCATTTGAGAAGAAAAGCCGCGCTGGAGGATTAGATTGGGAAACCACTCGAAGGGCTCTCAATAGCGGTAACGAAATCCCAGAAATCGAGGCGAGGTTATTAGAGGGCAAGATGAAATGGAGTAAATTCAATACCAAATATAATAATAATATGAAAAAGAGACTAATATATTGCCAAACCTTACTTGTATTAGGTTTATCACTAATTGCTGTGGCCCTTTTCTGGCAATTTCTCAACGATTCTGGGGCTCTTTAAAAATTCTGTGTTATCCAGTCGTGATCGGTATGGCTAATTTGAGGACGAACACTAACAACACTCGCCCAGCGCCGTGCAAAAGAGACACTTCAGTACCTTTCTCTCAATGACTCTTCCTCTCGTTCTGATTTACCGCTGCGGTGGTCGACAACTATATCAATGAAATGACTCTATCTGTCATCTACTGTCCGTTGTGTGAAACGGAATATGGCAGCCAGCACAGTTTTAGTTCTATGAAGGTTAAGCTTGTAGCCATAACTGTCCGAATTCGCTCACTGGCTAAAATTAATGAAAAATAGATATCATCTTCTGCATCGTATAGCTCTTGGCGAACTTAAATGTCAGTAAATAGCAATTTAACGCCAGTTGAGGGTGCAGTCATCGCAGAAGCCCTTACGAAGAAGGAAGGGACCTTCGTTGATATTGAAAAACCAGAAGATTTCGTATTTACGAAAGCCGATGAAACTCGGTCTGTAACCTCAGAAACCGTAAGCGAGGCGGTCAAAGTAGTCGTTGCAGAACTTGAAAGTCAGGGAGTGGAAATCCCGGCATCTCTCCGCGAATCTAATTTAGATGTCGTTGTTGGTGACACGCTCCCTGAATCTGCACTGGAGACAGTTCTTATCCATACGGCTAGAGAAAAATCAGGAATGTTCCTCGACTTCGAGGTACACCCCATCTTAGATCTCTACACTCTCCAAAGGGATGCGAAATTCACGTTTTTCGTAGAAGGGAGCCCAAGCTACAGCTTTGATGCTGTGATCACCTTCAAGGTAGCCGGAGGCGGCGTAGCAAAGTACAAAACGTACACTATCACCCTTTCTCCGCAGGAGGGCCTCAAAATCGAGCCCAAATCTCACACCTCGTGGGCAGTGAATAACGTGAATGCTGGGTGGTCAATCCGATACCTTGCTGAAGGTCGAGTTGGTTTCCCGAGCCGAATTGGCCTCAGCGTATTGGGAAAACCGCTTCTGAAGCGCTTGGACCAACACCTCTACGGGAAACTAGAGGTTGACCAAAAGCCAGAGTTCAGGCTGATCGAGCCAAGCGAGGTGCCCGCATAAACCGAATACTAGGGACTCAGTGCCGCTGAACCTCGTACTGGGTCCACCGCCCAGATCCCTTCGACCGAATGAGTTTGTAACGAGCGAGTCCGTTGAGATACTTCCGCTGCATCCGTGGAGTCTTCGCATTACTCCCTGAACGCTCTTCGTACCGTTCACGAAGCTCTCCAGCGCCGAGTTCACCGGCATCTTTGATAATCTCGTAAAGCATCCGCTGGTGGGTGCTTAGAGCGTCGACGTGGCGCATATGTAGCTCGTCACGAGCGTCGTCCCGAATCTCGTCGACGACATCGGTCGTAATCTGACTGCGCTGCATCTCGATAGCCCACCGCGCCGACCGGCGCAGTAGCGCGATACCGAACCGAGCGTCGCCCGTAGCGGTGTCGGCGATGTAGTCGACCGCTTCGTCGGAGACGGTGTTTGGCCCCAAGCCTGCGCTGATCCGTCCACGGAGGATGTCGACCATCTCGTCGTGGCTGTACTTCTCAAGTCGTACCTTCCCAGCGCCTCGGAGTCGACTCTCGACACGAGAATCGAGATCAGCAAAGAGATCGTCCTCGTAGACGGTGATGAGAATCATCGTCACGTTCGGAAGATCGTTGAGTGCGAGTAACGTCGTCAAATCTTCGAGGACGTCAACCTCGTCGAGGACAGCGACGAACTGCCCGTCGAGTTCTCGCAGACGGTCGATGAACATCGACGCCGGAGTACCCTCGATACGAAGGTCCGCAGCCCGACCTGCGTGCCTAGCGAGAGCGTGCAAAACTGCGGACTTCGAGGAGTCACTCATACAGTTGACGTAGCCCCAGCGAATACCGAGAGCCTCGCGTTCGAGCTGGCGGAGGACGAACTTCGCTGTCGTCGTCTTGCCAACTCCACTCGGCCCAAAAATGAACGCATCTTCTCCAACATCGCCGTGCGTAATCGGTCGAAGTACTGAGGAGAGCTGCGTAATCTGCCCCTCTCGGTGATAGAGTTCCTGGGGTAGATACTCCGGTCGGAGCGCACGAGCGTCAGTTATCACATTCACAGTCAAATCAAGAGGCGAGCGGTCACTCTGTGTCCTCTCCCGCGTCGAGTTTCTCTTCGAGCGCTGCAATCCGTTTCTCCTGTGCTAGCGCGATAGAGACGAGAATCGGAATCTCGACGTATTGGTGGTTGAAGTAGCCGCTGGCGTCAGCGTAGGTTCGGGCGTGCTCGAACAACCGATCGAAGTGCGGTTGATCCTGCCGTCTGAGCGCCCGTCGATATTCTTCCCACCGATTCTCGGCCGCTCGTAGCATATCGCGGTAGGTCGGATTAGTTCGCCCCAAGGGCGATCACCTCCGGTGTGGTCGTAGATGCGTTCACCCTCGGGTGGCGTGCGGCGAGGATGTGGTTCCAGAACGAAATCGTCGTCTGGACCATGCCATTCTCGAGGGGATAGACGAGCGTCTCGAACGAATTTCCGGCGAACCGCGGCCCATACTTTGTGAGCTCACAATCGAGGGTCTCCGAAACGACATCGAGGACGGGTTCGCTGAACTCGTCCCTGTTCGAGAGCGTGACGAGTATCGGAAGATCGACGATGTCGAGGATTTCCGTAAGTCGTGTGACCACCTCCGAAAGCATCCGCTTGCCTTCCCCACGTCGGAGATCGTCCATCCGATAGAACCGGCCGAACTCTGGAAGGACAACGAGCGATGTCTCCTCTGATATTAGCTCGGGGAGCGCGTCAAGGAGCGAGTAGTGTTGCCAAGGTGTGAAGCCGCGAGCGATGTGGATTCGCTCGAGTATCCGGAGGTTCGGGACGAGCCGGCAGAGATGTTCTGTCGTCCCGTGTCCGTTCACGTCAACCCAAGCAGCGTCTCCGTCTTCCAAGAGGAGATGGTCGAGTACGAGCGATTGAAGTGCGCCAGTCGTCCTGCCGTCGACTTGAAGTAGCGTTACTCCATCCCGTAACGTCGGGAGCGTCGGTTGAAGTCCGTGCCTGCGTTTGTCGCAAGCTCCTGGAGCGAGCGCTGGAGGACGTAGAGGTACTCGTCGTAGGTAAGGTTCGAGCCCTGGACGTGGATTTGCACGCCCTCGCCACCGCACCACGGCCGGCGCATTTGCTCGCCGTCGAGCTTCTTCTGGTCGTCCCATCGCGGCGAGAAGACGAAGTCGGCCTTCTGCTCTCCAGGACCATCGGCGTGAACCTTGAACTCGTAGGCTCGATTGCTACCGATTGGGTCGGAGTCGCGCGGAGCGATACCCGTCTCGGCGTTGTAATTGAGGCGGATTCGCCAGTCACCGTCTCCAAGATCGGCGAACACCTCTCCGTAGCCGTCGTAGGCGTTGATACAGAGGTTTCCGATGGCCCAGTACGGTGAGAGCCCGTGTTCGGTGAACCAGAGGAACATGTCGACCTCGTGGAACGCTGTGCCGACGTGTTCGTTCTGGCTCACGGCTCATCACCGTCTTCTTCGGCGTCGATCAGCCCGCGAAGAACCGCGATGACGTTCCACCATGTGACGCACTTGCAGCGCCGGCAGACGTGCCGGAACGACGGGACGAAGTCAGGGTCCGGCTCGTCAATTGACGCACGCTTGACCGTGACGCACTTACAGCAGGTACACATGGCGTCGACGGGGACGCCGTGTTCTCCTGCTTCCGGGCGGTCGAGTTCCGCTTCAAGGTCACGCACGTTGTCGGAGTCGGAACTCACCGCTGGTCACCTCCCTCGACCGCTTCAACGGTCATCGCGGTTCCTCCGGGTACATCGTCTCGCGAACCTCGGGGTTCATACGGACGAACCCGCGATTCAGCCGCAGGTGGTCGATGAACTTGCCGACCTGACCGAGACGAATCTCCTTCGTCGCCCGTGTCTCGAGGCGGCGGTCGACGGCCTCGAAGGTGACGAGACCGTCGTTGTCGGGGTCACCGTGGTAGATAGCGAGGCCGAGCACGTCGAGGCCGACCAGATACTGTTCCTCTCGGACTTGCTCGGGGGCGTCGTCGAAATCGACGAACCGGTCACCGCTATCGGTGTAGAACTTCGGATCCGGGATGTCGGCGCTGCGGATCTTGCGCCACACCTCGGGATGCTCGGCTTTGAACAGCGCGAGGTGGAACGGACACTTTGCAAGGTCGGCACCGAACGAGTTCGGATGCGGCACCGAGTAGACGGCCGTCTCGTCACAGATTCCGAGATGGCAGTCGGTGTCGTCGTCCTCGAGGAGACCGACGTAAGGCGTGAGTTGCGTGGCGATCGAGCGTCGGAAGCGTTCCGACGACATCACCGACCGCCTCCAACTGGATCGGGACCTTTTCCCGAACCCCACGTTTTCCCGGGTCGGTGGTAGTTACCGCCGCTGGAAGCACTGCGACGAAGCGATTTGGGCCGGCTCGGACAGCCGACGCGATGGCCGTACTCGGTTCCGTTCCGAGGGTCTTCTGTGCAGCGTGCGTTGCACTCGTCGCAGCGGAACTCTCCAGGTCCGTCGGTCCTGAGCGGGCCGCTGTAGGCGAGCGTTGAGAGGTCTGTTGTCTCGCCTTCGTCGGTAGCGGCCATCAGTTCTGCCCTCCGTGGCGACCGGCGGACGTTTGCGGGTCAGGGATTTTGACAGAGAGACCGACAGCGCTACCGCGACTGATTCGAGCGTGTGTATCGCAGCGCGGACAGCGATGTACCCTATCGCGATGATCCCCGAAGACACGGGCGAACTGCTCGGTGATGTGGCTGTCGCAGTGGAGACAGCGACGCTCTCCAGCGACCGACGAGAGGTCGGTCGCCATCAGACAACACCTCCGAAAGAGAAGAGGCTCTGTAGGTCGTTAGAACCGGTAAGAAGCTCCGCAATAGTTTTATTCGGTATGGGACCGCCCGGATCTAGATTTTCTCACTCACCTACGAATCACCATCTACGTACTCCTTTGTATCGGGAACCGTGAAGGAGAAGGTCGACCCCTCACCGGGTTTTGAATCGACCAAAATGCGGCCGTCGTGAATATCGACGATCCGTTGGCAGAGTGCGAGACCGATGCCAGTGCCCGCAAACTCGTCAGTGGTATGGAGGCGGTTGAACACCCTGAAGATACCGTCGGTCTTGTCTGGATCAATCCCGATCCCGTTATCACGGACGGACAGCACCCACTTACCGTTCGGCTTCTCGGCGGTGACGTGAATACGCGGTGGTTCATCGCCGGCGTACGTGATGGCGTTATCGAGCAGGTTCTGGAACAACTGGATCAGCTGTTGTTTGTCACCCATGACCGTCGGAAGTGAGTCCGAGGTGATCTCGGCGTCGTTCTCCTCGATGGCGATCTGGAGATTGCCCATGGCCTCATCGAGGACAACGGCACAGTCAACTGGTTCAAATTCGTCGCCGTCCCAGTCGAGCCGCGAGTATTTGAGGAGCGCGTCGATCATCTCGCGCATCCGATCGGCACCATCGACGGCGAACTCGATGTAGTCCTGTGCGTCGGCGTCGAGATCGTCCGCATGGCGGTGTTCGAGGAGTTGCAGATAGCTGGATACCATCCGTAGTGGTTCCTGAAGATCGTGGGAGGCGGCGTAGGCAAACCGCTTCAATTCGGTGTTCGACCGCTCAAGTCGTTCGTTCGAGCGTTCCAGTTGAGCGTTGGTTTGTTTGAGTTCCTGCTCATACTCTTTGCGCTCGGTGATGTCTCTCGCCATCCCGATCCATTCGTCGATAATACCGTCCTCGTCAAGCATCGGGACCGCACGCCAGTACGTCCAACCTAGGCTCCCATCGACTTGCTCCACCTGAGATTCCAACTCAAAGATGCTCTTGGTCTGGATCGCTTCGTCGATGGCCTCCATAACTCGCTCCTGGTCGTCTGGATGAATGTATTTATCAAGCCAATCGGTGGTCGATTCCTGCGTATCGGGGATGAACTCCTTGCCTTCGAGATAGTACATTTCACTCCAATCAGGGCTCATGCGATATACGACATCCGAACTCGCGGAGACCAACGCACGGAATCGCTCCTCGCTTTCGCGCACCGTTTCATACAGTCGAGCGTTATCAATGGCTACGGCTGCTTGAGCAGCAATCCCGGTGAT of the Haloprofundus salilacus genome contains:
- a CDS encoding orc1/cdc6 family replication initiation protein → MNVITDARALRPEYLPQELYHREGQITQLSSVLRPITHGDVGEDAFIFGPSGVGKTTTAKFVLRQLEREALGIRWGYVNCMSDSSKSAVLHALARHAGRAADLRIEGTPASMFIDRLRELDGQFVAVLDEVDVLEDLTTLLALNDLPNVTMILITVYEDDLFADLDSRVESRLRGAGKVRLEKYSHDEMVDILRGRISAGLGPNTVSDEAVDYIADTATGDARFGIALLRRSARWAIEMQRSQITTDVVDEIRDDARDELHMRHVDALSTHQRMLYEIIKDAGELGAGELRERYEERSGSNAKTPRMQRKYLNGLARYKLIRSKGSGRWTQYEVQRH
- a CDS encoding DUF7563 family protein, which gives rise to MATDLSSVAGERRCLHCDSHITEQFARVFGDHRDRVHRCPRCDTHARISRGSAVGLSVKIPDPQTSAGRHGGQN